One genomic region from Gadus morhua chromosome 9, gadMor3.0, whole genome shotgun sequence encodes:
- the tnnt2d gene encoding troponin T2d, cardiac, protein MSDTEEVAEEEVAEEEEGSKPKPKFMQNVSAPKIPDGDKVDFDDIHRKRLDKDLSELQSLIEAHFVQRKKEEEELIALVSRIEKRRTERSEQQRIRAEREKERQIRLAEEKERREMEDQRKKQDDDLKKKKVLTNMTHQQKGDTRKGAKKQTEREKKKKILADRKKPLNVDHLNEDKLKEKANEMWQWMMELEATKYDLAEKFKRQKYDINQLLARVSDHQSAKGRGKGKLAGRLR, encoded by the exons ATGTCTGACACAGAAGAAGTCGCGGAGGAGGAAGTTGC agaggaagaggaaggatcaaAGCCCAAGCCTAA GTTCATGCAAAACGTCAGCGCGCCCAAGATCCCAGATGGAGATAAAGTCGATTTCGAT GACATCCATAGAAAGCGTCTGGACAAGGACCTGTCTGAGCTTCAGTCTCTGATCGAGGCTCACTTCGtccagaggaagaaggaggaagaggagctcaTCGCACTCGTCAGCAGGATC GAGAAACGTCGCACTGAAAGATCCGAGCAGCAGAGAATCCGCGCAgaacgagagaaggagagacagatcAGACTTGCA gaggagaaggagaggagggagatggaggaccAACGAAAGAAACAGGATGATgatctgaagaagaagaaggttcTGACCAACATGACCCACCAGCAGAAG GGTGACACCAGAAAGGGCGCCaagaagcagacagagagggagaagaagaagaagatcctGGCTGATCGGAAGAAACCTCTCAACGTCGACCATCTGAACGAGGACAAACTGAA GGAGAAGGCCAATGAGATGTGGCAGTGGATGATGGAGCTGGAGGCCACCAAGTATGACCTCGCTGAGAAGTTCAAAAGGCAAAAGTATGAC ATTAACCAGCTTCTGGCTCGCGTCTCGGATCACCAGAG TGCCAAAGGTCGCGGCAAGGGCAAATTGGCGGGCCGGCTGAGGTGA